Proteins encoded by one window of Limnothrix sp. FACHB-406:
- a CDS encoding segregation/condensation protein A — MAGLVIQETIASLIEMAEQGSIDPWDVRAVEVLDRYLDQLQRAIEPVATQMGKAAYDVHLSRSAQAFVSAALLVLIKANRLTLAEFPPLTEGDDWEEEAEAAIEAIARGRLPLHLEQCLKRRGVAPQTGQRRVSLGDMIEQLQQVASLLATQPARPRKTRRPNRRQKMRAVQQLAHQENLGEVSEALAAFLRPFGDRWLSFDELVAQVPRTGPQAIPLTIAHHGSMGQGELLSDQPTKSDRAGAFWALLLLASQSKVELDQTEFYQDLRVRSLPDPLPPIPDP, encoded by the coding sequence ATGGCTGGCTTAGTCATCCAAGAAACGATCGCCTCATTGATTGAAATGGCGGAACAGGGGTCGATCGACCCGTGGGATGTGCGGGCCGTGGAGGTGTTGGATCGGTACTTGGATCAACTGCAACGGGCGATCGAGCCGGTGGCAACCCAAATGGGTAAGGCGGCCTACGATGTGCATCTGTCTCGATCGGCTCAGGCCTTTGTTTCGGCGGCCCTGTTGGTGTTGATTAAGGCGAACCGGTTGACCCTGGCCGAATTTCCACCGCTGACGGAGGGCGATGATTGGGAAGAAGAAGCGGAAGCTGCCATTGAGGCGATCGCCCGTGGTCGGTTGCCCCTGCATTTGGAACAATGCCTGAAGCGGCGCGGAGTGGCTCCCCAAACCGGCCAGCGGCGCGTGTCCTTGGGCGACATGATTGAGCAATTGCAGCAGGTGGCCAGCCTGTTGGCCACCCAACCGGCCCGCCCCCGCAAAACCCGCCGCCCCAACCGCCGTCAAAAAATGCGCGCGGTGCAGCAACTGGCGCACCAAGAAAACCTAGGGGAAGTTTCGGAGGCCTTGGCGGCATTTTTGCGCCCCTTTGGCGATCGATGGCTGAGTTTTGATGAGTTGGTCGCTCAAGTCCCCCGCACTGGCCCCCAAGCAATTCCGCTGACGATCGCGCATCATGGGTCAATGGGTCAAGGTGAGCTGCTCAGTGACCAACCCACCAAGAGCGATCGGGCAGGGGCCTTTTGGGCGTTGCTGCTGCTGGCATCCCAATCGAAGGTGGAATTGGATCAAACGGAGTTTTATCAAGACCTGCGGGTGCGATCGCTGCCGGATCCTTTGCCGCCCATTCCAGACCCTTAA
- a CDS encoding NAD(P)-dependent oxidoreductase produces MTVTLGVIGASGFIGQRVVEMLAQDPNFTVVAIGRSVPKRVPEGAIARIADATKPTSLAQALTGCQAAVYCLAGSPSFVRKNAPVVYQAAADAEVKRFIYLSSAVVHGQAPAPGTTEKSPLRDNYPIAYNNAKVRAEWRLQADRAQTKTELVIIRPGIVWGPKSTWIEAFANAVTDGVAYQADYGRGICNSVYVDNLVHGIALAAEAAKVDRAAFFIGDQEVVTWADLYRPIAAALGQSFDQLPNVNIEAFRPSVKEELRETLRGMRLVGTLLSGLQAQRKRASGQRPRPVLSPLNQELSALYRCQWHLPLTEAETRLGYRAPVSFEEGCRRTIEWLQQSNRESLGHH; encoded by the coding sequence ATGACCGTAACCTTGGGCGTAATTGGGGCCAGCGGGTTTATTGGCCAGCGGGTCGTGGAGATGTTGGCGCAGGATCCGAACTTCACGGTGGTGGCGATCGGGCGATCGGTGCCCAAGCGCGTGCCGGAAGGGGCGATCGCCCGGATCGCTGATGCCACCAAACCGACTTCCCTGGCCCAAGCCCTGACGGGTTGTCAAGCGGCGGTCTATTGCCTGGCCGGTAGTCCCAGTTTTGTGCGCAAAAACGCGCCCGTGGTTTACCAGGCGGCCGCCGATGCTGAGGTGAAACGATTTATCTATCTCAGCAGTGCCGTGGTGCATGGCCAAGCGCCGGCCCCCGGCACTACGGAAAAAAGCCCCCTGCGGGACAACTACCCGATCGCCTACAACAACGCCAAGGTGAGGGCAGAGTGGCGCTTACAGGCCGATCGAGCACAGACCAAAACCGAATTAGTCATCATCCGCCCCGGGATTGTTTGGGGCCCAAAATCCACTTGGATCGAGGCTTTCGCCAATGCGGTCACCGATGGTGTGGCTTACCAAGCGGACTATGGGCGCGGCATTTGCAACAGTGTCTATGTGGATAACTTAGTCCATGGGATTGCGTTGGCGGCCGAAGCGGCCAAGGTCGATCGCGCAGCCTTTTTCATTGGGGATCAGGAAGTGGTGACCTGGGCTGACCTTTACCGCCCGATCGCGGCCGCCCTCGGTCAATCCTTTGATCAACTGCCTAACGTCAACATCGAAGCCTTTCGCCCCAGTGTGAAGGAAGAGTTGCGGGAAACACTGCGGGGAATGCGCCTGGTGGGGACACTGCTATCGGGTTTGCAAGCCCAACGCAAACGAGCCAGTGGCCAGCGGCCGCGTCCAGTGTTGTCGCCTTTGAATCAGGAGCTTTCGGCTCTCTACCGCTGCCAATGGCATTTACCCTTAACAGAGGCGGAAACCCGCTTGGGTTATCGTGCTCCGGTGTCCTTTGAGGAAGGCTGTCGCCGGACGATCGAGTGGTTGCAACAATCCAATCGGGAATCCCTGGGTCATCACTAG
- a CDS encoding glycosyltransferase family 2 protein — MANCFSIWQPMPPLLLESGVVEVALGVEWALWGVTGLVSLPIAMLAIECLVGGLLPGFGRSPSTAGWRRPRVAVLIPAHNEAASIGTTIQAIQPQLQPGDRLLVVADNCTDATAELARSAGADVAERFNTEQRGKGYALDFGVRVLAQEPPEVVVIVDADCTLEPGSLDRLGQWALKHNRPVQGRYLMELPPSPSAARRVSAFAFAVKNFARSEGLRRLGLPCLLNGTGMAFPWQAIAQLPLASGNLVEDMQMGIDLTVAGSPPLFCPDAPVTGRLPQAESAATSQRTRWEHGHLQTMISVVPPLLGRAIRTGNGPLLVMGLDLLVPPLSFLVMIWVGAAIAVTGVGALVGRWQPAIGMGVLGLVLFGAIGLAWWRVGRPFLSARMLLMIPIYVLQKVPIYLGFLKRRQTEWVRTERD, encoded by the coding sequence ATGGCTAACTGCTTCTCAATCTGGCAACCGATGCCGCCGCTGCTGCTTGAATCTGGGGTGGTTGAGGTCGCCTTGGGGGTGGAGTGGGCCCTGTGGGGGGTGACGGGTCTGGTGTCGTTGCCGATCGCGATGTTGGCGATCGAGTGTTTGGTGGGAGGGTTGTTGCCGGGTTTTGGCCGATCGCCCTCCACGGCGGGTTGGCGACGGCCCAGGGTGGCGGTGCTGATTCCGGCTCACAATGAGGCGGCCTCGATCGGGACAACCATCCAAGCCATTCAGCCCCAGTTGCAACCGGGCGATCGGCTTCTGGTGGTGGCGGATAACTGCACCGATGCCACGGCGGAACTGGCTCGATCGGCCGGTGCAGATGTGGCGGAGCGCTTCAACACCGAGCAGCGGGGCAAGGGCTATGCTCTCGATTTTGGGGTGCGGGTGTTGGCCCAGGAGCCGCCGGAGGTGGTGGTGATTGTGGATGCGGATTGCACCCTGGAGCCGGGCAGCCTAGATCGTTTGGGGCAATGGGCGCTGAAGCACAATCGCCCAGTACAAGGGCGCTATTTGATGGAACTGCCGCCATCGCCCAGCGCGGCGCGGCGGGTTTCAGCCTTTGCCTTTGCGGTCAAAAATTTTGCCCGATCGGAGGGATTGCGGCGGTTGGGGTTGCCCTGTCTGTTGAATGGAACGGGGATGGCATTTCCCTGGCAAGCGATCGCCCAACTGCCCCTGGCTAGCGGCAATCTGGTGGAGGATATGCAAATGGGCATTGATCTGACGGTGGCCGGCTCGCCGCCGTTGTTTTGTCCCGATGCGCCCGTGACCGGTCGGTTGCCCCAGGCCGAAAGCGCCGCCACCAGCCAACGCACCCGTTGGGAGCATGGTCATTTGCAAACGATGATTTCCGTTGTGCCGCCATTGTTGGGGCGTGCCATTCGCACCGGCAATGGCCCCCTGCTGGTGATGGGGTTGGATTTGCTAGTGCCACCCCTGTCGTTTTTGGTGATGATTTGGGTGGGTGCGGCGATCGCGGTGACCGGTGTGGGGGCCCTGGTGGGGCGTTGGCAACCCGCGATCGGGATGGGGGTGTTGGGGTTGGTCTTGTTTGGGGCGATCGGCCTGGCTTGGTGGCGAGTGGGGCGGCCGTTTCTGTCAGCCCGAATGTTGCTGATGATTCCGATCTATGTGCTGCAAAAAGTGCCGATTTATTTGGGATTCCTGAAGCGGCGACAGACGGAATGGGTACGCACGGAGCGGGACTAG
- a CDS encoding WecB/TagA/CpsF family glycosyltransferase, whose amino-acid sequence MTSIAPKVPILNITLDNISQQKLLANLKRGGWVTTPNIDHLVKTRRDEVFDTIYHKADYLVCDSQVLIFVAKLMGYHITDKISGSDFFPVFYEYYAHDPEMTIFLLGAMEGVAEKARHLINEKVGREMVTGVYSPPFGFERDPVECAKIVDLINQSRANVLLVGVGAPKQEKWFYRHRHLLKQVTVAFGFGATIDFEAGNVPRSPRWMSHVGLEWLFRLSCEPKRLWRRYLVESLPFFMDLGAALLGRYRLHRPIGILLQEAGFLTEGQLQELIEWYELRQPLPLEQILLAKGVVQPPVLQFFETVLPRLGERSGVDLQSRSAIVQLCEQAGLLTPQQLRELEAGDSRSPELVAIQRGWLSAQMVRLLQLAIPSGGLTLKPEAALYRAGLIDFDWIAAARAYQRNPQWLTLGELAVARGLISHRLLVFMQEHQAELSALPDPQALRDRLAAAGLAAPNGLKRTA is encoded by the coding sequence ATGACCTCGATCGCACCCAAGGTTCCGATTCTGAACATCACGCTCGACAACATTTCCCAACAGAAGTTGTTGGCAAATTTGAAACGGGGCGGTTGGGTGACCACGCCCAATATTGACCATTTGGTTAAAACTCGGAGAGATGAGGTTTTTGACACGATCTATCACAAAGCCGATTACTTGGTTTGTGATAGCCAGGTTTTGATTTTTGTGGCCAAGCTGATGGGCTACCACATCACTGACAAAATCTCGGGATCCGATTTCTTTCCGGTTTTTTATGAATACTATGCCCATGACCCAGAGATGACTATTTTTCTGCTGGGGGCCATGGAGGGAGTGGCCGAAAAGGCTCGCCATCTCATTAATGAAAAGGTGGGTCGCGAAATGGTCACGGGGGTTTATTCGCCGCCTTTTGGCTTTGAGCGCGACCCGGTGGAATGCGCCAAGATTGTTGACTTGATTAATCAATCGCGGGCTAATGTTCTGCTGGTGGGAGTTGGCGCACCCAAGCAAGAAAAGTGGTTTTATCGCCATCGCCATTTGCTGAAACAGGTGACGGTGGCCTTTGGTTTCGGGGCGACGATCGACTTTGAGGCGGGCAATGTGCCCCGATCGCCCCGCTGGATGAGCCATGTGGGTTTGGAGTGGCTATTTCGGTTGTCCTGTGAGCCAAAGCGTCTTTGGCGGCGCTATTTGGTGGAGAGTTTGCCGTTTTTTATGGATTTGGGGGCAGCCCTGTTGGGTCGCTACCGACTGCACCGACCGATCGGGATCTTGCTGCAAGAGGCGGGATTTTTAACCGAAGGGCAATTGCAGGAGCTAATTGAGTGGTATGAACTACGCCAGCCACTACCCCTAGAACAAATTCTGTTAGCCAAGGGCGTGGTGCAGCCGCCGGTTTTGCAGTTTTTTGAAACGGTTTTGCCACGGTTGGGCGAGCGATCGGGGGTGGATCTCCAGTCGCGATCGGCGATCGTTCAGCTCTGCGAACAGGCTGGATTGTTGACCCCTCAACAACTCCGGGAGTTGGAAGCCGGTGACAGCCGATCACCGGAATTGGTGGCGATCCAGCGAGGGTGGTTGAGCGCCCAAATGGTGCGGCTGTTGCAATTGGCGATCCCGTCCGGCGGCCTGACCCTGAAGCCCGAGGCGGCCCTTTACCGAGCTGGGTTGATTGATTTTGATTGGATTGCGGCGGCTCGGGCCTATCAACGCAATCCCCAGTGGCTAACGTTGGGCGAGTTGGCGGTGGCTCGGGGCTTAATTTCCCATCGTCTCCTGGTGTTTATGCAGGAACACCAAGCAGAACTGTCAGCCTTGCCCGATCCCCAGGCCCTGCGCGATCGGTTGGCGGCGGCGGGACTGGCCGCCCCCAATGGTTTGAAGAGGACAGCTTAG
- a CDS encoding N-acetylmuramoyl-L-alanine amidase: protein MVALRLFGDGRKSAPGKQMAAVGLLGLLGSLVAALPAQAGQLLNWRFDPARNQLSFTTDEGVQPRAQIVSGPDRLAIDLPDTTLAQPVQEQRFGGMVRAVRVGQPDRNTTRIAIEFQSGYRIDPDRVRVRSLSPTQWTVELGGEPIAQQPPQQLVLPGQRNRPQPTPPNSPNNSNGSDRPWIPGALREVLERSGGNSPIAQVEGVELSEGGLALRVSGGTPGITVNRSPDRRQIEIWLDNASIANGVDRLVGGRAGVTRLIVTPQRGGYPPRVRILLVVDPSSPDWQARAEESLVIAQPIGSTTAVNPPAANPPTANPLPPRPWPRQPDNSGQSPGWVNDYPDPRLGGLPMLNRRVRIVVDPGHGGRDPGAIGIGGLQEKQAVLDIGLQLAALLRRQGADVVLTRDDDTFISLDGRTQLANRISATVFISVHANSAGINRPDVSGVETYYHQSGGQLAQAVQQSIMRAFPFMRNRGVRTARFYVLRNSRMPSILVETGFVTGRQDAALLTNPTWRSQMAWAIARGTIEYLNGPGR, encoded by the coding sequence TTGGTTGCTTTGCGTTTGTTTGGCGATGGCCGGAAGTCGGCCCCCGGAAAGCAAATGGCAGCCGTCGGGCTGTTGGGGCTGCTGGGATCGTTGGTGGCAGCGTTGCCAGCCCAGGCCGGGCAACTGCTGAATTGGCGGTTTGATCCGGCACGCAATCAATTGAGCTTCACGACCGATGAAGGGGTGCAGCCCCGGGCCCAAATTGTGTCGGGGCCCGATCGCCTGGCCATTGACCTGCCAGACACCACCTTGGCCCAACCGGTTCAGGAACAGCGGTTTGGGGGCATGGTGCGAGCGGTGCGTGTGGGCCAGCCCGATCGGAACACCACCCGCATCGCGATCGAATTCCAATCGGGCTATCGCATTGATCCCGATCGGGTGCGGGTGCGCAGCTTGTCTCCGACCCAATGGACGGTGGAACTGGGTGGAGAACCAATTGCCCAGCAGCCCCCCCAGCAGCTTGTGCTTCCTGGCCAGCGGAATCGCCCGCAACCCACGCCTCCCAATAGCCCCAATAATTCCAACGGTTCCGATCGGCCTTGGATTCCCGGCGCATTGCGAGAGGTTTTGGAACGATCGGGCGGCAACTCCCCGATCGCTCAAGTGGAGGGGGTGGAACTGTCTGAGGGCGGATTGGCCCTGCGGGTGAGCGGCGGAACTCCTGGTATTACGGTGAACCGCAGCCCCGATCGCCGACAGATTGAAATTTGGTTAGATAACGCTTCGATCGCCAATGGGGTCGATCGACTCGTGGGCGGCCGAGCGGGCGTAACCCGTCTGATCGTCACTCCCCAACGAGGTGGGTATCCGCCTCGGGTAAGAATTTTGTTGGTGGTGGATCCGAGCAGCCCCGATTGGCAGGCTCGCGCCGAAGAGAGCTTGGTGATTGCCCAACCGATCGGCAGCACCACCGCCGTGAATCCCCCCGCTGCCAACCCGCCCACGGCCAATCCTTTGCCGCCGCGACCTTGGCCCCGTCAACCGGACAACTCTGGCCAATCACCCGGCTGGGTGAACGATTACCCCGATCCTCGCCTGGGCGGTTTGCCGATGTTGAATCGGCGGGTGCGCATTGTGGTGGATCCGGGCCATGGCGGTCGCGATCCCGGGGCGATCGGGATTGGGGGGCTGCAAGAAAAGCAAGCGGTTTTGGATATTGGTCTGCAACTGGCGGCTCTGCTGCGTCGCCAAGGGGCCGATGTGGTTTTGACCCGCGATGACGACACCTTCATCAGCCTTGATGGGCGCACCCAGTTGGCTAACCGCATTAGTGCCACCGTGTTTATTAGTGTCCATGCCAACTCAGCGGGCATTAATCGCCCGGACGTGAGCGGCGTGGAAACCTACTACCACCAGTCCGGTGGCCAGTTGGCCCAGGCGGTGCAACAAAGCATCATGCGCGCCTTTCCGTTCATGCGCAATCGCGGGGTGCGCACGGCTCGGTTCTATGTGCTGCGTAACAGTCGAATGCCCTCAATTTTGGTGGAGACCGGGTTTGTGACGGGCCGACAAGATGCGGCCCTGCTGACCAATCCCACTTGGCGATCGCAAATGGCCTGGGCGATCGCCCGAGGGACGATCGAGTATCTCAACGGCCCTGGCCGCTAA